From Vitis vinifera cultivar Pinot Noir 40024 chromosome 5, ASM3070453v1, the proteins below share one genomic window:
- the LOC100252886 gene encoding purple acid phosphatase 23 isoform X1 produces MVDFRLCLALTIFLMIIADLLTSGDHIPTTLEGPFQPVTHSFDSRLRRGSDDLPMDHPRLRRNVTSFFPEQISLAISSPTSMWVSWITGDSQIGSNVTPLDPSTVASEVWYGKRSRKYSSVKSGFSTVYSQLYPFEGLLNYTSGIIHHVRLDDLEPGTKYYYKCGDSSFPAMSREYVFETLPLPGPKRYPRRIAVVGDLGLTSNTTTTIDHLIRNDPSMILMVGDLSYANQYRTTGGKGVPCFSCAFPDAPIRETYQPRWDGWGRFMEPLTSRVPMMVIEGNHEIEPQVAGITFKSYLTRFAVPSEESGSKSNFYYSFDAGGVHFIMLGAYVDYNRTGAQYAWLKKDLHQVDRSVTPWLVAAWHPPWYNSYSSHYQEFECMRQEMEALLYQYGVDIVFSGHVHAYERMNRVYNYTLDSCGPVYITVGDGGNIEQVEVDHADDPGKCPSAQDNIPEFGGLCHLNFSSGPAKGKFCWDQQPEWSAFRESSFGHGILEVVNSTYALWTWHRNQDIYKRKSRGDQIYIVRQPHLCSTASKVVA; encoded by the exons ATGGTGGACTTTAGACTATGTTTAGCTCTAACTATTTTCTTGATGATCATAGCAGATTTGTTAACAAGTGGTGATCACATACCTACCACCCTTGAAGGTCCTTTTCAGCCAGTCACTCACAGTTTCGATTCCCGATTGCGGAGAGGCAGTGATGACTTACCAATGGATCATCCTAGGCTCAGAAGAAATGTCACCTCATTTTTCCCAGAACAGATTTCTCTTGCCATTTCTTCCCCAACCTCCATGTGGGTGTCTTGGATTACAG GGGATTCCCAGATTGGTTCCAACGTAACCCCACTTGATCCTTCAACTGTGGCCAGCGAGGTTTGGTATGGGAAAAGAAGCCGGAAATACTCAAGTGTAAAGTCGGGGTTTTCAACTGTTTATAGCCAGTTGTACCCATTCGAGGGCCTCTTGAACTACACTTCTGGCATCATTCACCATGTGAGGCTTGATG ATCTTGAACCTGGaacaaaatattattacaaGTGTGGGGATAGTTCTTTTCCAGCTATGAGTAGAGAGTACGTCTTTGAAACTTTACCATTACCTGGCCCAAAAAGGTATCCTCGTAGAATAGCGGTTGTTGGAGATTTGGGTCTGACAAGCAATACAACGACAACTATTGATCATCTGATCAGGAACGACCCATCAATGATTTTAATGGTTGGAGACCTGAGTTATGCAAATCAGTACCGTACAACTGGTGGCAAAGGAGTCCCCTGCTTTTCATGTGCCTTCCCAGATGCACCAATTAGAGAGACATATCAACCCCGCTGGGATGGGTGGGGAAG ATTTATGGAGCCCTTAACATCAAGAGTTCCTATGATGGTGATTGAAGGCAACCATGAGATTGAGCCTCAAGTTGCTGGGATTACTTTTAAATCATATCTGACAAGATTTGCTGTTCCCTCAGAGGAGTCTGGCTCTAAGAGTAACTTCTACTACTCTTTTGATGCTGGTGGAGTACATTTCATAATGTTGGGAGCATATGTTGACTACAATCGCACTG GTGCCCAGTATGCTTGGCTTAAGAAAGATTTGCATCAAGTTGACCGCAGTGTGACCCCTTGGCTGGTAGCTGCATGGCACCCACCTTGGTATAATAGCTATTCATCACACTATCAGGAATTTGAATGCATGAGGCAGGAGATGGAGGCACTTCTATATCAATACGGTGTTGATATTGTCTTCTCTGGTCAT GTCCATGCTTATGAGCGGATGAATCGAGTCTACAACTATACACTGGATTCATGTGGGCCCGTTTACATAACTGTTGGAGACGGTGGAAATATTGAGCAAGTCGAAGTTGACCATGCAGATGATCCTGGAAAATGCCCTTCAGCACAAGACAATATACCAGAATTTGGAGGGTTGTGCCATTTGAATTTCTCTTCCGGCCCTGCCAAAGGCAAGTTTTGTTGGGACCAACAACCAGAGTGGAGTGCATTTAGAGAAAGCAGCTTTGGGCATGGAATACTTGAG GTTGTGAATTCTACATATGCTCTATGGACTTGGCACAGGAATCAGGATATTTACAAGAGGAAAAGCCGCGGTGACCAAATATACATCGTACGACAACCTCACCTGTGCTCTACTGCTTCCAAAGTGGTAGCATAG
- the LOC104879328 gene encoding uncharacterized protein LOC104879328 produces the protein MSDSWTDGKSRCLINFLVNSPAGTWFMKSIDASDTIKNGELMFKYLDEVVEEIGEENVVQVITDNASNYVNAGMRLMEKRSRLWWTPCAAHCIDLMLEDIGKLNVHATTLSRARQVVKFIYGHTWVLSLMRTFTKNHELIRLAITRFATAFLTLQSLYKQKQALIAMFSSEKWCSSTWAKKVEGVKTRSTVLFDPNFWLHVAFCIKTTVPLVSVLREVDSEERPAMGYIYELMDSAKEKIAFNCRGMERKYGPIWRKIDARWTPQLHRPLHAACYYLNPQLRYGDKFSNVDEVRKGLFECMDRMLDYQERLKADIQLDSYDQTMGEFGSRIAIDSRTLRSPTSWWMRFGGSTPELQKFAIRVLSLTCSASGCERNWSTFESIHTKKRNRLEHQRLNALVYVRYNTRLRERSLQRKQNVDPILVEEIDSDDEWIAEKEDPLLPLDLCWLQENELFNVDAIRVVSSNSQETQTSSDHMVSSHSYKRKHNEVPSTSGGKGKEKELNLTPIDEDEDLDEMGIHDSGHFPTIDTLDEDDDDLGEEDLS, from the exons atgtcagaTAGTTGGACAGATGGAAAAAGTAGGtgtcttatcaattttttggtgaatagtCCTGCTGGCACTTGGtttatgaaatcaattgatgcttctgatacaataaaaaatggggaattgatgttcaaatatcttgatgaggtggttgaagaaattggagaggagaaTGTTGTGCAAGTCATCACTGATAATGCCTCTAATTATGTGAATGCTGGAATGAGGCTTATGGAAAAAAGGAGTAGATTGTGGTGGACTCCTTGTGCTGCTCATTGCATTGATTTGATGTTGGAGGATATTGGAAAGCTAAATGTTCATGCTACTACACTTTCTCGAGCTAGGCAAGTTGTGAAGTTTATATATGGGCATACTTGGGTTCTTAgcttgatgagaacatttacaaaaaatcatgaacttATTCGTCTAGCAATTACACGGTTTGCTACTGCATTTCTTACTCTCCAAAGTCTTTATAAGCAAAAGCAAGCTCTTATAGCAATGTTCTCCTCAGAAAAATGGTGTTCAAGCACATGGGCTAAAAAGGTAGAAGGTGTGAAAACTCGAAGTACAGTGttgtttgatccaaatttttggcTTCATGTTGCTTTTTGCATAAAGACCACTGTTCCATTAGTTAGTGTCTTGAGAGAGGTTGATTCAGAGGAAAGACCAGCCATgggttatatttatgagttgatgGATTCAGCTAAGGAGAAGATTGCATTTAATTGTCGGGGCATGGAGAGAAAATATGgcccaatttggagaaaaattgatGCAAGATGGACTCCGCAACTTCATCGACCTTTACATGCAGCATGCTATTATCTTAATCCTCAATTGCGGTATGGAGATAAGTTCTCTAATGTTGATGAGGTGAGGAAGggattatttgaatgcatggatAGGATGTTGGATTATCAAGAACGTTTAAAAGCTGACATTCAGTTGGACTCATATGACCAAACAATGGGTGAATTTGGGAGTCgtattgcaattgattctcgaACATTAAGAAGTCCTACAAGTTGGTGGATGCGTTTTGGGGGTTCAACACCGGAGTTGCAAAAGTTTGCTATTCGAGTCCTTAGCCTTACTTGTAGTGCTTCgggatgtgaaagaaattggagcacatttgaatcg atccatacaaaaaaaagaaatagacttGAACATCAAAGGTTGAATGCTCTAGTGTATGTAAGGTACAACACTAGATTGAGAGAGCGAAGTCTACAAAGGAAGCAAAATGTTGATCCAATCTTGGTAGAGGAGATTGATTCCGATGATGAATGGATTGCGGAGAAAGAAGATCCCCTCCTCCCCCTTGATCTTTGTTGGCTTCAAGAGAATGAATTATTCAATGTTGATGCCATTAGAGTTGTGTCATCCAACTCCCAAGAGACGCAAACATCATCGGATCATATGGTTTCTTCACATTCCtacaaaaggaaacataatgaagtaccaa GTACAAGTGGAGGCAAAGGCAAAGAGAAGGAATTGAATTTGACAccaattgatgaagatgaagatttagaTGAAATGGGGATACATGATAGTGGACATTTTCCTACTATTGATACattggatgaggatgatgatgaccttggagaggaggatttaagttga
- the LOC100252886 gene encoding purple acid phosphatase 23 isoform X2: protein MVDFRLCLALTIFLMIIADLLTSGDHIPTTLEGPFQPVTHSFDSRLRRGSDDLPMDHPRLRRNVTSFFPEQISLAISSPTSMWVSWITDLEPGTKYYYKCGDSSFPAMSREYVFETLPLPGPKRYPRRIAVVGDLGLTSNTTTTIDHLIRNDPSMILMVGDLSYANQYRTTGGKGVPCFSCAFPDAPIRETYQPRWDGWGRFMEPLTSRVPMMVIEGNHEIEPQVAGITFKSYLTRFAVPSEESGSKSNFYYSFDAGGVHFIMLGAYVDYNRTGAQYAWLKKDLHQVDRSVTPWLVAAWHPPWYNSYSSHYQEFECMRQEMEALLYQYGVDIVFSGHVHAYERMNRVYNYTLDSCGPVYITVGDGGNIEQVEVDHADDPGKCPSAQDNIPEFGGLCHLNFSSGPAKGKFCWDQQPEWSAFRESSFGHGILEVVNSTYALWTWHRNQDIYKRKSRGDQIYIVRQPHLCSTASKVVA from the exons ATGGTGGACTTTAGACTATGTTTAGCTCTAACTATTTTCTTGATGATCATAGCAGATTTGTTAACAAGTGGTGATCACATACCTACCACCCTTGAAGGTCCTTTTCAGCCAGTCACTCACAGTTTCGATTCCCGATTGCGGAGAGGCAGTGATGACTTACCAATGGATCATCCTAGGCTCAGAAGAAATGTCACCTCATTTTTCCCAGAACAGATTTCTCTTGCCATTTCTTCCCCAACCTCCATGTGGGTGTCTTGGATTACAG ATCTTGAACCTGGaacaaaatattattacaaGTGTGGGGATAGTTCTTTTCCAGCTATGAGTAGAGAGTACGTCTTTGAAACTTTACCATTACCTGGCCCAAAAAGGTATCCTCGTAGAATAGCGGTTGTTGGAGATTTGGGTCTGACAAGCAATACAACGACAACTATTGATCATCTGATCAGGAACGACCCATCAATGATTTTAATGGTTGGAGACCTGAGTTATGCAAATCAGTACCGTACAACTGGTGGCAAAGGAGTCCCCTGCTTTTCATGTGCCTTCCCAGATGCACCAATTAGAGAGACATATCAACCCCGCTGGGATGGGTGGGGAAG ATTTATGGAGCCCTTAACATCAAGAGTTCCTATGATGGTGATTGAAGGCAACCATGAGATTGAGCCTCAAGTTGCTGGGATTACTTTTAAATCATATCTGACAAGATTTGCTGTTCCCTCAGAGGAGTCTGGCTCTAAGAGTAACTTCTACTACTCTTTTGATGCTGGTGGAGTACATTTCATAATGTTGGGAGCATATGTTGACTACAATCGCACTG GTGCCCAGTATGCTTGGCTTAAGAAAGATTTGCATCAAGTTGACCGCAGTGTGACCCCTTGGCTGGTAGCTGCATGGCACCCACCTTGGTATAATAGCTATTCATCACACTATCAGGAATTTGAATGCATGAGGCAGGAGATGGAGGCACTTCTATATCAATACGGTGTTGATATTGTCTTCTCTGGTCAT GTCCATGCTTATGAGCGGATGAATCGAGTCTACAACTATACACTGGATTCATGTGGGCCCGTTTACATAACTGTTGGAGACGGTGGAAATATTGAGCAAGTCGAAGTTGACCATGCAGATGATCCTGGAAAATGCCCTTCAGCACAAGACAATATACCAGAATTTGGAGGGTTGTGCCATTTGAATTTCTCTTCCGGCCCTGCCAAAGGCAAGTTTTGTTGGGACCAACAACCAGAGTGGAGTGCATTTAGAGAAAGCAGCTTTGGGCATGGAATACTTGAG GTTGTGAATTCTACATATGCTCTATGGACTTGGCACAGGAATCAGGATATTTACAAGAGGAAAAGCCGCGGTGACCAAATATACATCGTACGACAACCTCACCTGTGCTCTACTGCTTCCAAAGTGGTAGCATAG